The Streptomyces sp. NBC_00344 genome includes a window with the following:
- a CDS encoding endonuclease V, translating into MDTPADEAAARAIQDELRTRVVLDEPGPPPGTGLITGVDVAYDDERDVVAAAAVVLDAVTLAVVEETTAVGRVAFPYVPGLLAFREIPTVLAALEALETDPGLVVCDGYGLAHPRRFGLASHLGVLTGLPVIGVAKNPFAFSYEQPGLRRGEFAPLVTEEGEEVGRALRTQDGVKPVFVSVGHRVGLGNACAHTLRLSPDYRLPESTRLADALCRRALREAT; encoded by the coding sequence ATGGATACTCCCGCCGACGAGGCAGCGGCCCGCGCGATCCAGGACGAGCTGCGGACCCGCGTGGTGCTGGACGAACCAGGCCCCCCGCCTGGCACCGGCCTGATCACCGGTGTCGATGTGGCGTACGACGACGAACGGGACGTGGTCGCCGCAGCTGCGGTGGTCCTGGACGCCGTCACCCTGGCGGTCGTCGAAGAGACCACCGCGGTCGGCCGGGTCGCTTTCCCCTACGTCCCCGGGCTCCTGGCGTTCCGGGAGATACCGACCGTCCTGGCGGCGCTGGAAGCACTCGAGACCGATCCGGGGCTCGTCGTCTGCGACGGCTACGGTCTCGCGCATCCGCGGCGCTTCGGGCTCGCCAGTCACCTGGGCGTACTGACCGGGCTGCCGGTGATAGGTGTCGCCAAGAACCCCTTTGCCTTCTCCTACGAACAACCCGGCCTCCGGCGGGGCGAGTTCGCGCCTCTGGTAACCGAGGAGGGCGAAGAGGTGGGCCGGGCGCTGCGCACCCAGGACGGCGTCAAGCCGGTCTTCGTCTCCGTGGGCCATCGCGTCGGTCTCGGCAATGCCTGCGCCCACACACTGCGACTGTCGCCCGACTACCGCCTCCCGGAGTCCACCCGCCTCGCCGACGCGCTCTGCCGCCGGGCGCTGCGGGAGGCGACGTAG
- a CDS encoding polyketide cyclase: MTTERFEVQRQISAAPSRVFSLLCDPTGHVNIDSSGMLQSADGNTVRQVGDTFVVHMDREALNDFPMGKYDVTVIITRLEPDALIEWTISGTVQPPIKHLYGYRLESSAGGTLVTSYYDWSQVEERYRDKGIFPVIPEAALRATLGILARTVQ; encoded by the coding sequence ATGACGACAGAGCGCTTTGAGGTCCAGCGGCAGATCTCGGCGGCCCCCAGCAGGGTGTTCTCCCTCCTGTGCGACCCCACCGGCCATGTGAACATCGACAGTTCAGGCATGCTCCAGTCCGCTGACGGGAACACCGTGCGGCAGGTGGGCGACACTTTTGTCGTGCATATGGACCGGGAGGCACTCAATGACTTCCCGATGGGGAAGTACGACGTCACGGTGATCATCACCCGGCTCGAGCCGGACGCCCTGATCGAGTGGACGATCTCCGGGACGGTGCAGCCCCCGATCAAGCACCTGTACGGCTACCGCCTCGAGTCCAGTGCCGGCGGGACGCTGGTGACGTCCTACTACGACTGGAGCCAGGTCGAGGAGCGCTACCGCGACAAGGGCATCTTCCCGGTCATCCCCGAAGCCGCGCTGCGCGCCACCCTGGGCATCCTCGCGAGAACCGTTCAGTAG
- a CDS encoding translation factor GTPase family protein — protein MRTLNLGILAHVDAGKTSLTERLLHTAGVIEEIGTVDDGNTSTDTLELERQRGITIKSAVVSFDIDDVTVNLIDTPGHPDFIAEVERALSVLDGAVLVISAVEAVQAQTRVLMRTLQRLRIPTLFFVNKIDRTGAQGERTLRDITGRLTRAAIAMGTAHEVGTPETVFAPYGPDDTHFTEALTDLLAENDDAFLAACVDDRTTVPYSGLRQVLAVQTRQALVHPVFFGSAATGAGVDALTAGIRELLPSSEGDADGPVSGTVFKVERGPAGEKIAYVRMFSGSVHTRQRLRFGRDGEAKVTAIGAFERGTAVERPSVAAGQIGTVRGLGEIQVGDVIGEPRKGAPPRRQFAPPTLETVVVPHCPSDSGSLHVALSQLAEQDPLINLRQDGTRQEVSVSLYGEVQKEVIQATLASEFGLVVSFRETTPICIERPAGTGAAVEYIGKDPNPFLATVGLRVEPAPVGSGVAFRLQVELGSMPYSLIKAVEDTVRETLGQGMRGWQVTDCTVTMTHSGYWARQSHSHGTFDKSMSSTAGDFRNLTPLVLMSALRQAGTTVHEPMHRFRLEVPADAFGVVLPVLGRLRAVPHTQSVHGASYLLEGDIPAASVHRLAQQLPTLTSGEGVMESVFDHYRPVVAEIPSRTRTDNDPLDRKGYLLRVVRRVAGQESTG, from the coding sequence GTGCGAACACTGAACCTGGGAATTCTGGCCCATGTCGACGCCGGTAAGACCAGTCTGACCGAGCGGCTGCTGCATACCGCGGGTGTCATCGAAGAGATCGGCACCGTCGATGACGGAAATACCAGTACCGATACCCTCGAGCTGGAGCGGCAGCGGGGCATCACCATCAAATCGGCCGTCGTGTCCTTCGACATCGACGATGTGACGGTCAATCTGATCGACACACCGGGACACCCGGACTTCATCGCCGAGGTGGAACGCGCGCTGAGCGTGCTGGACGGCGCCGTGCTGGTCATCTCCGCCGTGGAAGCGGTGCAGGCCCAGACCCGCGTCCTGATGCGGACGCTTCAGCGCCTCCGCATCCCGACCCTCTTCTTCGTGAACAAGATCGACCGGACCGGCGCCCAGGGCGAACGCACACTGCGGGACATCACCGGCAGACTGACCAGGGCTGCCATCGCGATGGGCACCGCCCATGAAGTCGGCACGCCAGAAACGGTGTTCGCGCCGTACGGCCCCGATGACACCCACTTCACGGAGGCGCTGACCGATCTGCTCGCCGAGAACGACGACGCGTTCCTCGCTGCCTGTGTCGATGACCGCACCACGGTCCCGTACAGCGGTCTGCGGCAGGTGCTCGCAGTGCAGACCCGCCAGGCACTGGTGCACCCGGTGTTCTTCGGCTCGGCTGCGACGGGTGCGGGTGTGGACGCGCTGACCGCCGGAATCAGGGAGCTGCTGCCCTCCTCCGAAGGCGATGCCGACGGCCCGGTCTCGGGCACCGTCTTCAAGGTCGAACGCGGCCCGGCCGGCGAGAAGATCGCCTATGTGCGTATGTTCTCCGGGAGCGTGCACACCAGGCAGCGGCTCCGGTTCGGCCGGGACGGTGAGGCAAAGGTCACCGCGATCGGCGCCTTCGAACGCGGTACGGCCGTCGAACGGCCATCGGTTGCCGCAGGGCAGATCGGCACCGTCCGAGGCCTCGGCGAGATCCAGGTGGGCGATGTGATCGGAGAGCCGCGCAAGGGCGCCCCGCCGCGCCGTCAATTCGCCCCGCCCACGCTCGAAACGGTTGTCGTTCCCCACTGCCCGTCCGACAGCGGCTCCCTGCATGTGGCCCTCTCCCAACTGGCCGAGCAGGACCCGCTGATCAATCTGCGACAGGACGGGACGCGGCAGGAAGTCTCCGTTTCGCTCTACGGCGAGGTCCAGAAAGAGGTGATTCAGGCAACGCTGGCGAGTGAATTCGGTTTGGTTGTCTCCTTCCGCGAGACCACTCCCATCTGCATTGAGCGGCCCGCCGGAACCGGGGCCGCGGTCGAGTACATCGGGAAGGATCCCAATCCCTTTCTCGCCACGGTCGGACTGCGTGTCGAACCGGCACCGGTTGGCAGCGGCGTGGCCTTCCGGCTCCAGGTCGAACTGGGCTCGATGCCCTACTCCCTGATCAAAGCAGTCGAGGACACCGTGCGGGAGACCCTGGGCCAGGGGATGCGCGGATGGCAGGTCACCGACTGCACGGTCACCATGACGCATTCCGGTTACTGGGCGCGGCAGAGCCACTCGCACGGCACCTTCGACAAGAGCATGTCGAGCACCGCAGGGGACTTCCGCAATCTGACGCCGCTGGTACTGATGAGCGCACTCCGGCAAGCGGGCACCACGGTGCACGAGCCGATGCACCGTTTCCGGCTCGAGGTCCCGGCCGACGCGTTCGGTGTGGTGCTGCCCGTGCTGGGGCGGCTGCGCGCCGTTCCGCACACCCAGTCCGTGCACGGCGCGTCGTACCTCCTGGAGGGGGACATCCCCGCGGCCTCGGTGCACCGGCTGGCGCAGCAACTGCCGACGCTGACCAGCGGCGAGGGCGTGATGGAGTCCGTCTTCGACCACTACCGGCCGGTGGTCGCGGAGATTCCGTCCCGGACCAGGACGGACAACGATCCGCTCGACCGCAAGGGGTACCTGCTGCGGGTCGTACGGCGGGTCGCGGGGCAGGAAAGCACCGGCTGA
- a CDS encoding substrate-binding domain-containing protein: MREPVELRRQRILSVVQSRGAVKVSVLAAELEVSVVTVRRDVEELAGAGKLRRGHGVARPVDDVEALPGAPAARSGEPAGESGAVALVVPERHSYLYETLHGARSVLEESGIRIALHIASQSAGAERPLVERALADGARGLLIAPRWRSAVSEEADYGWLADVRVPTVLMERRPRPGSALHALDSVCSDHWYGVHLAIDHLVSLGHRRIVLAARDDSPTARTVRAAFAEIAAARPEVEDWKVVLSTPDAVPGPGPAWHHATGGAQSVRPAVAPHEAHPLDLAGLLRERGATGAVLHGDVDALMLVQRLTESGMRVPQDCSVVAYDDVVAGLGSTPLTAVSPPKTEIGRAAAGLLLHRLSRPAGDTAPVRRTELLPVLKVRGSAQAHTPAHAVPETPSDN; this comes from the coding sequence ATGCGGGAGCCAGTCGAACTGAGGCGTCAGCGCATCCTCTCGGTGGTGCAGTCGCGCGGCGCAGTCAAGGTCAGCGTGCTGGCCGCCGAGCTGGAGGTCTCGGTGGTCACCGTCCGGCGCGACGTCGAGGAACTGGCCGGCGCGGGAAAGCTGCGGCGGGGGCACGGGGTGGCCCGGCCGGTGGACGACGTCGAGGCGCTGCCCGGCGCTCCGGCCGCGCGGTCCGGCGAGCCGGCCGGGGAGAGTGGCGCGGTCGCCCTGGTCGTACCGGAGCGGCACTCGTACCTCTACGAGACCCTGCACGGTGCCCGCAGCGTTCTGGAGGAGTCCGGGATACGGATCGCCCTGCACATCGCTTCGCAGTCGGCGGGCGCGGAACGGCCGCTGGTGGAGCGGGCGCTGGCCGACGGCGCGCGGGGGCTGCTGATCGCACCGCGGTGGCGCAGTGCCGTCTCGGAAGAGGCGGACTACGGCTGGCTCGCGGATGTGCGGGTGCCCACCGTCCTGATGGAGCGGCGCCCCCGGCCGGGCAGCGCGCTGCACGCGCTGGACTCGGTCTGTTCCGATCACTGGTACGGGGTCCACCTCGCCATCGATCATCTGGTGTCCCTTGGGCACCGCCGTATCGTGCTGGCGGCCCGCGACGACAGCCCCACGGCGCGCACCGTGCGGGCCGCGTTCGCCGAGATCGCCGCTGCCAGGCCGGAGGTGGAGGACTGGAAGGTGGTTCTCAGCACTCCGGACGCCGTGCCGGGCCCTGGCCCCGCGTGGCACCACGCGACCGGCGGGGCGCAGTCCGTTCGGCCGGCCGTGGCGCCGCACGAAGCCCATCCGCTGGATCTGGCCGGGCTGCTGCGTGAGCGCGGAGCCACCGGGGCGGTACTGCACGGCGACGTGGACGCGCTGATGCTGGTGCAACGGCTCACCGAGAGCGGGATGCGGGTGCCGCAGGACTGCTCGGTCGTGGCCTACGACGATGTGGTCGCCGGGCTGGGCAGTACTCCGCTCACCGCCGTCTCACCCCCGAAGACGGAGATCGGGCGGGCGGCTGCCGGACTGCTGCTGCACCGGCTGTCGCGACCGGCCGGCGACACCGCACCGGTACGCAGGACGGAACTGCTGCCGGTACTGAAAGTCCGCGGATCGGCACAGGCCCACACCCCTGCGCACGCCGTGCCCGAGACACCGTCAGACAACTGA
- a CDS encoding ABC transporter substrate-binding protein: MPGRQSRRSVLATIAALPLTGALSACSGSDGPSSAAGSDRDLSTKRTRSATHITFWSALRGSQEVVDAFNRTHDRIQVDFQQIPTGGQGGYAKLSNAARAGNAPDVATIEYPQLPGFAIDGVARDITGMISDRLRAGLLPQALGLTTFEKRVFSVPLDVEPMVMHYRTDLFKQYGLEVPSTWDEFEDAARIVRGRGGGRRLTTFPTDGAMQFAALAWQAGAQWFDTSGGAWNVSLTDRPSRRVAAYWQRLIDQDLVFVNAVDSQQNDAQIGDGLALVRLSGAWDAGAQMSAHPAQQGQWAIAPIPQWDPAKPAIGTHGGSTFAVTRSSAHPEAALEFIEWQVAHPDALRARLSSGASSQYPAAPGLVAVGRKAFDRRYYSGQDIYTLFEKEAHKIRDGWVWGPRMTATGRVMQDGFARASDGQDSLVEAVGAAQRGTMPDLKALGLATTERSN, from the coding sequence ATGCCTGGTCGACAGAGCCGCCGGTCCGTGCTCGCCACGATCGCCGCCCTGCCACTGACGGGTGCGCTGAGCGCCTGCAGCGGCAGTGACGGGCCGTCATCAGCAGCGGGCAGTGACCGCGACCTCAGCACCAAGAGAACGAGGAGCGCCACACACATCACCTTCTGGTCCGCGCTGCGCGGCAGCCAGGAAGTGGTGGACGCCTTCAACCGCACCCATGACCGTATTCAGGTGGACTTCCAGCAGATACCCACCGGAGGCCAGGGCGGTTACGCGAAACTCAGCAACGCCGCCCGGGCGGGCAACGCCCCGGACGTCGCCACGATCGAATACCCCCAGCTCCCCGGTTTCGCCATCGACGGTGTCGCCCGTGACATCACAGGGATGATCAGCGACCGGCTGCGCGCCGGACTGCTTCCCCAGGCGCTGGGGCTGACCACCTTCGAGAAGCGCGTCTTCAGCGTGCCGCTGGATGTCGAGCCGATGGTGATGCATTACCGCACCGACCTGTTCAAGCAGTACGGACTCGAAGTGCCGAGTACCTGGGACGAGTTCGAGGATGCGGCCCGGATCGTGCGCGGCAGGGGCGGCGGCCGCAGGCTCACCACCTTCCCCACGGACGGCGCCATGCAGTTCGCGGCGCTCGCCTGGCAGGCAGGCGCCCAGTGGTTCGACACCTCGGGAGGTGCCTGGAACGTCTCGCTCACCGACCGGCCGAGCCGCCGGGTGGCGGCCTACTGGCAGCGGCTCATCGACCAGGACCTGGTGTTCGTGAACGCCGTGGACAGTCAGCAGAACGACGCTCAGATCGGCGACGGCCTGGCTCTCGTCCGGCTCAGCGGCGCCTGGGACGCCGGGGCGCAGATGTCCGCCCACCCGGCCCAGCAGGGACAGTGGGCGATCGCCCCGATCCCCCAGTGGGACCCGGCGAAGCCCGCCATCGGCACCCACGGCGGCTCCACCTTCGCGGTCACCAGGAGCAGTGCGCACCCGGAGGCGGCCCTGGAATTCATCGAGTGGCAGGTGGCGCATCCCGACGCGCTGCGCGCCCGGCTCTCCAGCGGCGCCAGCAGTCAGTATCCGGCCGCCCCGGGGCTTGTCGCCGTCGGCCGTAAGGCGTTCGACCGCCGCTACTACAGCGGCCAGGACATCTACACGCTCTTCGAGAAGGAAGCGCACAAGATACGTGACGGCTGGGTCTGGGGGCCACGGATGACGGCGACCGGAAGGGTGATGCAGGACGGCTTCGCCCGGGCGAGCGACGGACAGGACTCCCTCGTCGAAGCCGTAGGCGCGGCGCAACGCGGCACCATGCCGGACCTCAAGGCACTGGGCCTCGCCACGACCGAGCGCAGCAACTGA
- a CDS encoding carbohydrate ABC transporter permease — translation MTSPANTPASLRPAAGLQKAQAPSASGPADSTRRTARRRELGACGILMTPFFILLATVFLIPVGTAVWLSFFSDDEPGLGFGPEHRVFVGLRSYTAVLTDPTFLSGLGTIVLYSVLYIPLMVIGALALALLLDSGVVRLRSWAQLGLFLPHAVPGIIAAVIWLYLYTPGLSPVIDLLGRADITVDFLGVHTVIPSIVNIALWSNLGYNMVVFYAALQAVPREIIEASHVDGAGPVRIALRIKAPLVRSSIVMVAMFTLIFALQLFTEPMLLGQSTPMISSRFSPSMYVYDAAFTRNNYGLAAAASVILLILTIALSYGVTRWTSRTNSPQEAAR, via the coding sequence ATGACCAGCCCCGCCAACACACCCGCTTCCCTCCGGCCGGCCGCAGGCCTGCAGAAGGCGCAGGCGCCCTCGGCTTCCGGGCCGGCGGACTCCACACGCAGGACGGCCAGGCGCCGAGAACTCGGTGCGTGCGGAATCCTGATGACACCTTTCTTCATCCTTCTCGCCACGGTCTTCCTGATCCCGGTGGGAACAGCCGTATGGCTGAGCTTCTTCAGTGATGACGAGCCGGGACTGGGCTTCGGCCCCGAGCACCGGGTCTTCGTCGGACTGCGCAGCTACACCGCGGTGCTGACGGACCCTACGTTTCTCAGTGGGCTAGGCACCATCGTCCTGTACAGCGTGCTCTACATACCGCTGATGGTGATCGGCGCACTCGCCCTGGCGCTGCTGCTCGACTCCGGAGTCGTGCGGCTGCGCTCATGGGCCCAGCTCGGACTGTTCCTTCCGCATGCCGTGCCCGGCATCATCGCCGCTGTCATCTGGCTGTACCTCTACACCCCCGGGCTGAGTCCGGTGATCGACCTGCTCGGCAGGGCGGACATCACCGTCGACTTCCTCGGCGTGCACACCGTGATCCCGTCGATCGTGAACATCGCACTGTGGAGCAATCTCGGTTACAACATGGTGGTTTTCTACGCGGCGCTGCAGGCCGTGCCGCGCGAGATCATCGAGGCGTCGCACGTCGACGGCGCCGGACCGGTGCGTATCGCACTGAGGATCAAGGCCCCGCTGGTGCGCTCGTCGATCGTGATGGTGGCCATGTTCACCCTCATCTTCGCTCTGCAGCTGTTCACCGAGCCGATGCTGCTCGGTCAGTCCACGCCGATGATCAGCTCCCGTTTCTCGCCCAGCATGTACGTCTACGACGCCGCGTTCACCCGTAACAACTACGGTCTGGCCGCCGCCGCCTCAGTGATCCTGCTGATCCTGACGATCGCACTCTCCTACGGCGTGACCCGCTGGACCAGCCGCACCAACTCCCCCCAGGAGGCTGCCCGATGA
- a CDS encoding carbohydrate ABC transporter permease: MSTTGASRTAAALRPRLLGRSVVRLVVGVSVLYTLLPVLWLVLAAAKDQDSLFGSKLLSPSHFSFLHNLKNLFAMDGGEYARWYGNSLLYAVLGAALGALLSVACGYAFDKYRFAHKEKLFGLVLAAVMVPQTVLALPLYLMASATGVVNTFWSVFIPVLFNPFGVYLGRIFSQGYVPDEVLEAARVDGAGELATYFRVALRMLGPGLVTVFLFQLTAIWNNFFLPMVMLSDQDLYPVSLGLYTWNSSATVSPEYYPVVIMGSLLAVLPLILAFALLQRFWRSGLTAGAVK, encoded by the coding sequence ATGAGCACGACCGGTGCCTCCCGTACAGCGGCCGCGCTGCGGCCCCGGCTGCTCGGCCGCTCCGTGGTCCGTCTCGTGGTGGGCGTCTCGGTGCTGTACACCCTGCTGCCCGTGCTGTGGCTGGTGCTCGCGGCGGCCAAGGACCAGGACTCGCTCTTCGGCAGCAAGCTGCTCTCGCCCAGCCACTTCTCGTTCCTGCACAACCTGAAGAACCTGTTCGCGATGGACGGTGGGGAGTACGCGAGGTGGTACGGCAACAGCCTGCTGTACGCCGTCCTCGGCGCAGCGCTCGGTGCCCTGCTGAGCGTCGCCTGCGGCTACGCCTTCGACAAGTACCGCTTCGCTCACAAGGAGAAACTGTTCGGCCTTGTTCTGGCCGCCGTCATGGTGCCGCAGACCGTTCTCGCACTGCCGCTCTATCTGATGGCATCGGCGACCGGCGTGGTGAACACCTTCTGGTCGGTCTTCATCCCCGTGCTCTTCAACCCGTTCGGCGTGTATCTCGGAAGGATCTTCAGTCAGGGCTATGTGCCGGATGAGGTGCTCGAAGCCGCGCGGGTGGACGGCGCCGGCGAGCTGGCCACCTACTTCCGGGTCGCACTGCGGATGCTGGGACCGGGCCTGGTCACCGTCTTCCTCTTCCAGCTCACCGCCATCTGGAACAACTTCTTCCTGCCGATGGTGATGCTCTCCGACCAGGACCTGTATCCGGTCAGTCTCGGTCTCTACACCTGGAACAGCTCCGCCACTGTCTCTCCCGAGTACTACCCCGTGGTGATCATGGGTTCACTGCTCGCGGTACTTCCGCTGATCCTCGCCTTCGCGCTGCTCCAGCGCTTCTGGCGCTCGGGGCTCACGGCCGGTGCCGTCAAGTAA
- a CDS encoding hydroxyacid dehydrogenase: MPSTIPHSRPRPRTVPAMSRHAATAVLGPGSLAALAEVCDLAPLPVLDDLTTDRARAALADAELLLTGWGCPPLDAAVLAAAPRLRAVVHTAGSVRGHITEACWERGIEVSSAAAANALPVAEYTVAMILLSGKRVLERARSLRATRRRDDWLDTPPDVGNYGRTVGILSASLIGRRVIELLAPYDLRVLLHDPYVSAAEAAALGVRQTGLGELFAQSDVVSVHTPLLPATRGLVSRELLVSMRPDAVLVNTSRGQVVDQDALLDVLRKNRIRAILDVTDPEILPPEHPLWECDNALITPHLAGSQGNEWRRLADLAVGEVARWAAGDGFAHPVHRERLAFLA; this comes from the coding sequence ATGCCAAGCACCATCCCCCACTCCCGCCCCCGTCCGCGCACCGTACCGGCTATGAGTCGCCACGCGGCAACCGCCGTACTCGGCCCCGGATCTCTGGCAGCACTGGCGGAGGTCTGTGACCTGGCGCCGCTGCCGGTGCTCGACGACCTGACCACGGACCGGGCGCGCGCCGCCCTGGCCGACGCGGAGCTCCTGCTCACCGGCTGGGGCTGTCCGCCGCTCGACGCGGCTGTCCTGGCAGCGGCACCCCGGCTGCGTGCCGTCGTACACACGGCGGGTAGCGTCCGCGGTCACATCACCGAAGCCTGCTGGGAACGTGGCATCGAGGTGTCCTCGGCCGCTGCCGCCAATGCCCTGCCGGTCGCCGAGTACACCGTTGCGATGATCCTGCTCTCCGGCAAGCGCGTGCTGGAACGCGCCCGCTCCCTGCGCGCCACGCGGCGCCGGGACGACTGGCTCGACACCCCGCCCGATGTGGGCAACTACGGCCGCACCGTGGGCATTCTGTCCGCCTCGCTCATCGGGCGGCGCGTCATCGAACTGCTGGCGCCCTACGACCTGCGGGTGCTGCTGCACGATCCGTATGTGTCGGCCGCCGAGGCCGCCGCACTCGGTGTCCGGCAGACCGGGCTCGGTGAACTCTTCGCGCAGAGTGACGTGGTGAGCGTCCACACCCCGCTGCTGCCCGCCACCCGGGGTCTGGTCAGCCGCGAACTGCTTGTTTCGATGCGCCCGGACGCCGTACTCGTCAACACCTCGCGCGGCCAGGTCGTCGACCAGGATGCCTTGCTGGACGTTCTGCGGAAGAACCGGATCCGGGCGATCCTCGATGTCACCGACCCCGAGATCCTGCCGCCGGAGCACCCCCTTTGGGAGTGCGACAACGCACTGATCACCCCGCATCTGGCGGGCTCCCAGGGCAACGAGTGGCGGCGGCTGGCCGACCTCGCGGTCGGCGAGGTCGCCCGCTGGGCCGCGGGCGACGGCTTCGCCCACCCCGTACACCGCGAAAGGCTGGCGTTTCTCGCATGA
- a CDS encoding DUF2264 domain-containing protein — MTSPLGLPADDRVLSPHTGYTRAHWEGAADGLLHAAWKWATPGRAMLDLPGRPSGSGVRSDGLEGYARTFLAAAFRVAGAEGKDPHGWLERYAHGLTAGTRTPGRDDTESWPLIRDHTVFGQPMVESASIAIGLRLTRPWLWNQLDPGTQDRAEEWLRGSLRHTPAPNNWYLFPYSVAAFLESVGRGDAETTRARERAIELLDGWYRGQGWYADGDGRAFDHYNGWALHLYPVLDAYLSGDPVLSAHYGGRLREHLEGFSLLFGADGAPLHFGRSLTYRFAASSAVALGALTGHTPLTPGASRRLASGSLRYFLDRGATGDDGLLSLGWHGPHAATLQHYSGPASPYWASKAFVSLLAPPDHPLWTATEESAPSEGPDRVLALPAPGLLVQTTQADGIVRLHNHGTDHIGPHQGESGAPDDPLYSRQAYSTVTGPTARENAADNHLAVVVAGARSGRRAIRPLGAGHGDGWGWAGSWHRPVFTSGAPMVPGLRVENVTVVRGRYELRVHRVLGAPDGARVEHTGWATGLRDGARSDLLGLHGWETRDEVRAPQGTAFTRWASVPRLSAEAEPAMLLVALASLTAEPGASPLAEAVSEVRVEGDTVEVHWTDGTTTRVAFDPLSVGHR; from the coding sequence ATGACATCTCCTCTTGGACTCCCCGCCGACGACCGCGTTCTGAGTCCGCACACCGGCTACACCCGGGCGCACTGGGAGGGGGCAGCGGACGGTCTGCTGCACGCGGCGTGGAAGTGGGCCACACCCGGCCGGGCGATGCTCGACCTGCCGGGCCGGCCATCCGGCTCGGGGGTGCGGTCCGACGGACTGGAGGGGTACGCACGCACCTTCCTCGCCGCCGCCTTCCGGGTCGCCGGGGCCGAGGGAAAGGACCCGCACGGCTGGCTGGAGCGGTACGCGCACGGGCTCACCGCAGGCACTCGCACACCCGGCCGGGACGACACGGAGTCCTGGCCGCTGATCCGTGACCACACGGTGTTCGGCCAGCCGATGGTCGAGTCCGCGTCGATCGCCATCGGCCTGCGACTGACCAGGCCCTGGCTGTGGAACCAGCTGGACCCGGGTACACAGGATCGCGCGGAGGAATGGCTGCGGGGCTCGCTGCGCCATACACCGGCACCCAACAACTGGTACCTCTTCCCCTATTCGGTCGCCGCTTTCCTGGAGTCGGTCGGCCGCGGCGACGCGGAGACGACCCGTGCCAGGGAGCGGGCGATCGAGCTGCTCGACGGCTGGTACCGCGGACAGGGCTGGTACGCGGACGGCGACGGCCGCGCCTTCGACCACTACAACGGCTGGGCGCTGCACCTGTATCCGGTGCTCGACGCGTATCTCTCGGGTGATCCCGTACTGTCCGCGCACTACGGAGGACGGTTGCGCGAGCACCTGGAGGGCTTCTCCCTGCTGTTCGGGGCCGACGGCGCGCCGCTCCACTTCGGCCGCTCGCTGACCTACCGCTTCGCGGCCTCGTCTGCGGTGGCGCTCGGCGCGCTGACCGGTCACACCCCGCTGACCCCCGGTGCCTCACGACGGCTGGCCAGCGGTTCGCTGCGCTACTTCCTGGACCGTGGCGCTACCGGCGACGACGGCCTGCTGAGTCTCGGCTGGCACGGCCCGCACGCCGCCACCCTCCAGCACTACTCGGGTCCCGCGTCCCCCTACTGGGCGTCCAAGGCCTTCGTCTCACTGCTCGCCCCACCCGACCACCCGCTGTGGACGGCGACCGAGGAGAGCGCGCCCAGCGAAGGCCCCGACCGGGTGCTGGCGCTGCCGGCGCCCGGACTGCTCGTGCAGACCACGCAGGCGGACGGGATCGTCCGGCTGCACAACCACGGCACCGACCACATCGGCCCGCATCAGGGCGAGTCGGGCGCCCCCGACGACCCGCTCTACAGCCGTCAGGCCTACTCGACGGTCACCGGCCCGACGGCCCGGGAGAACGCGGCGGACAACCATCTGGCGGTGGTGGTGGCGGGCGCGCGCAGCGGCCGGCGGGCCATCCGCCCGCTGGGCGCGGGCCACGGGGACGGGTGGGGGTGGGCCGGCTCGTGGCACCGCCCGGTCTTCACATCGGGCGCGCCGATGGTTCCGGGGCTGAGGGTGGAGAACGTCACGGTGGTCCGCGGACGCTACGAGCTACGGGTGCACCGGGTCCTCGGGGCACCCGACGGGGCCCGGGTGGAGCACACCGGCTGGGCGACCGGGCTCCGCGACGGCGCCAGGTCCGACCTGCTCGGACTGCACGGCTGGGAGACCCGGGACGAGGTACGGGCCCCGCAGGGCACCGCGTTCACCCGCTGGGCATCCGTGCCCCGGCTCAGCGCGGAGGCCGAGCCCGCCATGCTGCTCGTCGCCCTGGCCTCCCTCACCGCGGAACCCGGAGCCTCCCCGCTCGCCGAAGCGGTGAGCGAGGTGCGGGTGGAGGGGGACACCGTCGAGGTCCACTGGACGGACGGGACGACGACCCGCGTCGCCTTCGACCCGCTGTCGGTCGGCCACCGCTGA
- a CDS encoding putative leader peptide: MTAAAAFLVGRLHVDLCRQSSATCRD; the protein is encoded by the coding sequence ATGACCGCTGCCGCCGCCTTCCTTGTGGGACGCCTGCACGTCGACCTGTGCCGTCAGTCCAGCGCCACCTGTCGCGACTGA